In Fusarium falciforme chromosome 9, complete sequence, the sequence GATGGCAAGATAAAAGCAACTGCCGCGCAACCTGGGGCCATCCAGCTTACAAATGATGGATATAGCGCAGGCCGCTTTACAGTTCCTGTTGGTTTGACATTTGAGCCCTCCTTCGTGAATATCATTCCACCTCAGCACTGCTCCATCTCTGCAAAGCTTGAGTCACAGACGTTGTACAGCTATGAGCCGATGAGACATCTACCACGCATGAAAGAGATGGAGATCAGTTTTTATCCATACCGGAGGAAAACAGTCTCTCTGGACCCTTCAACCATCCAGGTTCAATGGTCTCAACATCCAAGCCCACATGTCGTGTCTGAGACTATACGACATGGGCATTGTCTGCCACCCATATTCCACACCGCAGCCATCGAGATCCCACTTCAATTGCCCATACACACTAAAATGTTTCTCCCGACCTTTTACAGCTGCCTCATCTCCCGCACCTATACAATCCACCTGGTCCTAAACATCGCGGGTACGCGATTGAGACTCTCTACACCAATTCAGATCATCTTGGAGCCTTCCCAGGTCAACGTGTACTATACGGGGCTTCATGAGAGCCCCCAACGCCCTTCTAACGCTTCTACGCTATATGCCGGGCGTGAGTCAGAGAGACGGCCATGCGTCGCAGAGGTTCTTCCAGGCTATTCCGAAGTATAAGACAAATGGGCTGGGTGGTAATTAAGCGCATGGGGGTTGCTAAGAACAAGGCATTTACAGAGAGGGTGGGAACTTTTTTCAGTCATAGGGTAATTATTGTTGTTATCAACGATTTCTGTAGAAGAGCCTGAAGGGGCCATCTGCAACAATAACAATAACCATCTATTGGCTCAGTTACCCCATCAAGGGCTGAACTCCAACTATAGCAAAGAACACAATATGAACACCTCATAGCAttatatcccaatgctaacacaatagcctttttttaaagTCTGTTCTAGTGCCCACAGTAGAAGACGAGAACAATAACAAAGGACACATCTAACAGGGTAATCATTCTTCTGCTACACGCCCTATAATCTTCACTGCACATGATGGGGATAGGCTGACAGCCAAAGCGCCTTACCAGAAAACCCACGCGAAACCTGCCGCGGATTAAGCTTAATTTGCTGTGCAAATCCTGGCAAATTGGGCCGGCCAAGCTAGACccacctcctccatcaaAGTATCCATTGTCGCTGCATGTTTTGCTCGTGATGCCAAGTTTACCCTGCCAAAAGATCAAGCCATCAACGCAAAGGCGTCAAGCTTCCAGGGTCTTCGGCAAGGCGTAGGGCGTAGGGCGCAGGGCGGGAGAGGCCCGATCTCGTCGAGAGAGAGGCGGCTTAAAAATCCTAGCCTGGTTGGTCGGGAAATAAAccccccaaaaaaaaaaagccaatTAAAATCACTTTGACGGAATCTCCAGGCTTAGAGGTATGAATGTGTTCATCGCTAATGCTTTCCTTCTAAAGAAAAACCAAGTGTCATCATCGTGAACAGCAACAAGATTTGTAAGACAACCATATATATGCTTCATGAGAAAGCCGAGGCACATCGGTGATCTTGGGCTTGCTCTACCACTATAGAGGATACTCTACGGTTTCGACCTCATCGGGGTATCTAATCCCTGCCTCAGCTCTCACCTGGTCCATAATTTCCATAATCAGGATACTTTCATCCAACCCCAGCTGTGTACCCTCCTTGCGGCCCTCTACCAAAGCCCGGCCAGCATCATCAGCCTCCCAGAACAATccatgaccttgaccttcAGGATTAGGGCTTGATCCATACCCGTTGTACCATCCACTTCCCTCGCCTGGGCCTGGCTGCGGCCATTGCTTATCATCGATCGTTCCATCCTTCAGAACGAGTCTGGTTCGAGTCGGTCGGTAAGCCGGAGGAAACACCTGAACTTCGCCGTACTATCCCTGAAGGCGGATATTGGGCACAACTGCGCCTTGCCTCTGAGCGATGGCATCATTGGACAAACCCAAAGAGGTTGAGGCGACCGCGTGTGCGATTCCACCCTGCTCCTCAGACCGAGGGAACTCGAGAAGGATCGTAGTCATTGCGTCAACACCAGTCCGGCTGTACTTGGCAACAGCACTTTTGATAGTCGGGAGACTTCTAGAAGATGCTGGCTGAAGGCTGTACAGAGACTGGAATACCCAAGTCAGGCTGTAGATGCCTCCATCGAGCAGAATCCCACCGGCAAGATCAGGATTGACCATGATGTGGGAATCGTCCTCAAAACCACCCGCGTACGGCAGACTATGTTCGGCCAACACCCTTTCAACAGGGCCAATTTTTCCAGACTCGATAACCTCGCGGACGTAGAGGGAGAGGGGAAAGTATCGACTCCAGAGCCCTTCCATCAGGAGCAAGTTCTTCTCTCGGGCCTTTTCAGCGAGCTTCCTGGCTTGCTTGGCGTTCACAGTAAATGCCTTCTCGCAGAGCACGTTCTTGCCGGCTTCAAGACAAAGCATGGCGTTCCGATAATGGTGAGAGTGAGGTGTGGCAATATAGATGATTTCAACATCAGGGTCCTGAACGAGCTCGGCATAGGAGCCGTAGGCCTTGGCGTGAGATGGAGCATCGCAGTGCCGCAGGAACTCTTCCGCTCTAGACTttgaggttgaagatgcGGCCGCGACAAGTTCGTGACGAATGTCAGAAGCTGACCGCGTATTGGGGTCGACTGAGAGATCTCGGCCGCTATGTCATGTTAGGGACATAGCCAGGGGTCAGGGATTGTGGTTGGACTTACAAGGCTTTGGCGATGCCTCCGGTTGCGAGGATTCCCCAGCGAATTGTCCTTGGCTCAGGCATTTCGAGTTGTCGTGGATAAACCTTGATAAAGGCTAGCTTTGTGCAGCTTGTGGAAGTCGAAAGTCAAGGAGTGTGTTCTTATACTCGAGAGCCACGAGCCGGACTAGGTCACCCTAGCAATAGTTTGACCAACTTAGACTACCAGAAAGAACAATAGATGGCGTGACGAGATAAGACAGTTATCTCTATCGGCATGGTTTGAAAGGCGTCGGAGACGAAAGGCGTGATTTTGACATGTGGCGCGGCCTGACAGAGGTGGTGACGCCCATCCTAGGCCGACATCGCTGGGGTTCTCCATCATCTATGTACTGGCCAACTCGGCAAGTCTCGGTCGGTGCGTATCTTCACCGAAGAAGATGTCAAATGAAATTACTATGGCATTACTATCTGTCAAACTCAGGACGAGGCCCATCGTTGTCCCTCTCCCTCCGCTATCCACGGGTGATTGcttggcttcctcggccCTCCAGGAAATGGACTTCGGTTTTCTCCTCACCAGCTGCCACACTCACGAGTTACCGATTCATTGCACACCGCTTCTCTTTAACTTGATCTGTCCATCGTAAAGGAAGGTATATTTCATTGAAAGATATCTAGCCCATATCCGGCCAAAGGATGCTCTCATCTGTGTCCATTTGCATCCAAAAAGCCTGGCGAAACTGTCAGTAAGGGCATCTCGTATACCAACATATGGTTCCGTTGACTTACAGAAGAATCAATATCCAGCCAGTCTGTGGTATTCCACTGACTAAATAAATGGGCATCGTTCAATATAGAGGCGTTCCCAATATCGACTTGTTGTCCAGCGCTCCCTGGCATTGCACCCACCGCCAGTGCGTGTTCTGGTAGGTCACACTGGCCCACATCTGACAATTCTGCCATCTGTTCTGAAGGATATGTCGTTGTTCGACTATTGGATTCGGCTATTACGGTTCGAAACTCCTCGAGTATGACGGCGTATCGTCGGCTAGGTGAGTTGGAGGCAGTGGCATTAGCCAGATGGGTATGGCATCTTTCAGCCAACTCAAGTAGCATGGACCGATCGTGTCTGGATTTTGAATGCTTGATCCGACGTTGCCGAATTTCCCACACATATGTGACCACTAGAGCGCAAAAGGTTACGTAGTGTGTCCACCAGAATGCATGGAAGATTGGGCCCTCTTGAGCCAGTTCATCGACTGTTTCCAGTACCGCTTTTGCAGCCTTGATGCACTCTGTGACTTGACTCTCGTGCGTGTTGGATGAGCTACCGAGAAGGAACAGTCGGTTGGCGTGTAAGATGGCGTGCAAGTGTGCCAACCTCAAGACTGTCGCTTGGCGGCGATAGCTAGGTATAAGCATAGACGGTGGTATAGACCCAAGATGTATCGGAAGACTCGCATGCCATTCACGAACACGTTGAATGAGCCGGTTGGCAGCCGAAACTCGCTCGGCTTCCGAGATGGCACGGAAAGTATATACCTCTCGAGAGACTGACCCAACGAGTTTGGCGATTCTAGTTGTAGTTGACAGTTAGAGAGCCTAGTCTTGTACAGAAGCATGATATTGAGGAGACTCACCTTGCGTGAAATATTAGGGCATCAATGTGACAATCTTTGGGGGTATCGGCCGCATTGATGGGACCATCTACTGTCATTGCCTCATCGTCAACTGACTCTGGAAGATCCTGATTGATGTCCTCGTCATGAAAGTGCCGCGGCCGTCCGAATATCACGGCAAGGTAGTTGTCAACGATGTACGCGGTCCAGAAAGTACGAATGCCACATTGCGTGTGAATGTAGTCGTTCCGTGAGCTTATCCCTCTCTTCCAGTTGCCACGACGATAAAGACCAAGGGCGGTGACGAGGTGTAGCGCATTACCAAAGACATACCAGCCCCGATTGAATCGTGACGTCGTGAGTAGGTAGAGGACGTGGATGACCTTGGCCTGCGCTGACTCGAGTCTCGGAAACCCTGCTTCGTCGTCTGCGAAACGACTTGACAAGATGTAAAGCTCATCGCTGGCTCTGAGTGCCTGGCTCTCATCTTCCGCCGATAAGAAACCCCTGGACTTCTCTTGATGGAGCCTAGCAATAGCCAGTGCAGCCAGGACAATGGCCGCCTCTGCTCGACCAATGTCGCTCCACAAGGCGCGGCCCTCATCGTGGTTCCTCTTCAAGATCGCCAGCCACCTCTCGGCTGTTGGCCGATGCAACATGCGATAAGTTGCAATACATACTTCGAAATATAGTGCAAGCAGCTTGTTGCACTCGACAAGATCTGGAAGGGTGGATAGACCATTACCGGGGAACTCAGGCAACGGCTTGTCACCCGCCGTCATCAACGATTGGTTGTCAGACACGGGTTGGGCTTTTCCCGATGCACCATTCTTATTCTGAGCCGAAAGGCGCTTCAGAGCTCGTTGGATAAATGTGAGGCCTGATTTCGAGTCAAACACTTGTCCCTGAATCTCCGCTATGGACAACTCTGGCGATGATCTGGATGCCACAGTACTCTCGTTCGGTCGACGCAAGAGACCaaggtcatcaccaacagcggTTGTGGGTCCACGGTCGGTTGACAATGCGTGGTGCCTGGATATATCTTCGACAGATGGAAAAGCACTTGTAGACGAGCTCTTGGGGCGAGTCTCTGCTGGAGGTGGTGTTGGCGGTCGGCCGCGGGTGTACTTTGCATCGTAGGAGCATTCTCTTCCCTTGGCCACGCACTTTGCGCAAGGTAGATCACCTGTGCACCTGGCCTTTCTCGACTTGCAAAAGTCACATGCTCGGCTCACTTTGCGGACCTTGCGAGGCCCAGGCTCGACTCCGTCCGTTGACTTGTTCCGTTTGGATCTGCTCGAGGTGAGCTCGGATGGGGTTACGACAAGAATAGAGGGCGTCTCAGCATCTGTTTCAACACCTCCCCTGGCGTCGCTAGACGGAGATAGCATCATATGAGGTGTTTCCTCCATTGGAAGCGACGATGGTGGAGGATTGATGGAGAGGCGGAAAAGGTGACGGAAAAGCTACGCGTTGACATGAGGGGAGGCGGATAAATGACGGCGATCTCACGTGTTCTCTTATCCGCTCACAGCCGAGGAAAATGctgctaccctagacccTCTCGGCTCGCTGAGAAATTAGCACCATTTTCAGTGATcaatctatatataattccCTCGTCACTACTAGTGGCCTTCTTTTCTACTGATATAAAGCATGCATGGCGAGACTTTCTATGTGGAGCGTGCTAGGCGAGAATCTTCATGAAAGAAACGTGTATTTTGGGCTGCGTAAAGTAAATAATGAGAATGCGATTTGTTGCGCGATGAGTTAGCACGGACATCTCTCAAAAGGAAACATTCAAGAAAAACAACATGAGGACAAGCTTCAGACGAGTAGAAAATTAATAGAGAATCATGAAGTCAATCACGCGTCAACATGTGAGTGTTTTGATCATACCGAGCAGCAAGTCATCAGAGCTTTGCCGCGTCTTAAGGTGGTGGGGATTGTGGGGATGGTCAAAACTGATAGCGAATTAGAAGCGTGGAGGTGCtgataagaaatacttagcAAGAAGCGATATATACTCTTTTTGGTAAGTACTCGCTAGCAAGCTCAACATCACAATAATACTCCGTGCATAATAAATATGCATAAAGACGCCCACTCACCTCGACCTTGCTGAGAAGTTGGGTGTAATGGACTTTTCTTTGTTACCTATCATTTAAATACCTTGATATCTCGACAGCCCAGAAGTCTCTACTCTCAGTTGT encodes:
- a CDS encoding Zn(2)-C6 fungal-type domain-containing protein; translation: MEETPHMMLSPSSDARGGVETDAETPSILVVTPSELTSSRSKRNKSTDGVEPGPRKVRKVSRACDFCKSRKARCTGDLPCAKCVAKGRECSYDAKYTRGRPPTPPPAETRPKSSSTSAFPSVEDISRHHALSTDRGPTTAVGDDLGLLRRPNESTVASRSSPELSIAEIQGQVFDSKSGLTFIQRALKRLSAQNKNGASGKAQPVSDNQSLMTAGDKPLPEFPGNGLSTLPDLVECNKLLALYFEVCIATYRMLHRPTAERWLAILKRNHDEGRALWSDIGRAEAAIVLAALAIARLHQEKSRGFLSAEDESQALRASDELYILSSRFADDEAGFPRLESAQAKVIHVLYLLTTSRFNRGWYVFGNALHLVTALGLYRRGNWKRGISSRNDYIHTQCGIRTFWTAYIVDNYLAVIFGRPRHFHDEDINQDLPESVDDEAMTVDGPINAADTPKDCHIDALIFHARIAKLVGSVSREVYTFRAISEAERVSAANRLIQRVREWHASLPIHLGSIPPSMLIPSYRRQATVLRLAHLHAILHANRLFLLGSSSNTHESQVTECIKAAKAVLETVDELAQEGPIFHAFWWTHYVTFCALVVTYVWEIRQRRIKHSKSRHDRSMLLELAERCHTHLANATASNSPSRRYAVILEEFRTVIAESNSRTTTYPSEQMAELSDVGQCDLPEHALAVGAMPGSAGQQVDIGNASILNDAHLFSQWNTTDWLDIDSSAFWMQMDTDESILWPDMG
- a CDS encoding GFO-IDH-MocA domain-containing protein, giving the protein MPEPRTIRWGILATGGIAKAFGRDLSVDPNTRSASDIRHELVAAASSTSKSRAEEFLRHCDAPSHAKAYGSYAELVQDPDVEIIYIATPHSHHYRNAMLCLEAGKNVLCEKAFTVNAKQARKLAEKAREKNLLLMEGLWSRYFPLSLYVREVIESGKIGPVERVLAEHSLPYAGGFEDDSHIMVNPDLAGGILLDGGIYSLTWVFQSLYSLQPASSRSLPTIKSAVAKYSRTGVDAMTTILLEFPRSEEQGGIAHAVASTSLGLSNDAIAQRQGAVVPNIRLQG